cctttacataagtattcccgCCCCTGAGTCaaaactttgtagaagcacctttggcagcgattacatctgtgaatctttctgggtaagtctccaagatttttccacacctggattgtgcccATTATTCTTCTCAGAATTCATGTTTTGCAATATGTTTATTCTGTAAAGGTTTCCTTTTTTTCTCACTGTCAtgcaggttagtattgtggagtagcaACAATGTTGTCGATCCTTCCtcaattttctcctatcacagccattaaacttttAAAGTCGCCATTGGCCACATTCCCTGAgcgatttccttcctctccggtaaccgagttaggaaggaagcctgtaactttgtagtgactggatgtattgatactTCATttgaagtgtaattaataacttcaccatgctccaaGGGATATGCAATATCTGAttttctaccaataggtgcccttttgtAAAAactctttgtggttgaatctgtgtttgaaattcactgttcgactgagggaccttacagattattgtatatgtggagtacagagatgaggtagtcattcaaaaatcatgttaaacactattgcacacacagtgttacggtcttcctcctcttcatctgaagaggagaggcgagaaggatcagaggaccaatatgcggcgtggtatgtgttcatggtgaattttaatgaagaaaacactgaacactgcaacactatacaaaaacaataaaccaatgaTGACCGTGAAGATACaaaatgagacctgtgctgacacaagccactaacatagacaatcacccacaaacaaacagtgcaacccaggctacctaagtgagacaactaatgacacctgcctctgattgagaactatactaggccgaaacatagatatcccaaatcatagaaaatcaaacatagactgcccacccaactcacgccctgaccatactaaataaatacaaaacaaaggaaataaaggtcagaacgtgacacacagtgagtccatgcaacttactaTGTGActtttaagcacatttttactcctaaacttaGTTAGGCTTTCCAAATCataggggttgaatacttattgacaagACATTTCAGTTCTTGTTTTTGTTCTTTCATTTGTAAAAGTTGCAAAAAACGTATTCCACTTTACCATgatgtgttattgtgtgtaggccagtgacaaacaatATCAagttaatccattttgaattcaggctgtaacacaacaacatgtggaagaaATCAagatgtgtgaatactttctgaaggcactgtaagtgtaACAGAGATACGAGTTTTAGGACACAAACAGCTTAAAACTAAAAGCAATGCAGGCAACATTCCAAGCATGGACTGAACGTCCAACTGTCTTTTGTTTGGCTCAATGTCTAATTTCTTAACTACTGTTCATTCATTAATCATGCACATTCAGTGCCTCAACAAGTCAGAAAACACCAACACGTGTTTTTTTTCATCTACATATTGAGTATCTTTGAGACAGGAGTTATTTATTTTCTTCTTTCCGACTCAGACCTGAGCCTCAGACGAGTTTGTGAACCGTGACCGCTGCGAATGTCCAGAGGAACATGTGGTCACATCCTTGCtgaatacattttcaaatatttTCCTAAGAGATACCCTGACCCTCTTCCTTAAGTCCTGACCCATAAAGACACACTGGAAGAGGGTTGCTGTAAGCCAGAGGAGACGGCCAGGGGGTCCGGGGCCTGGGCCATGTCTCCCGAGGCCTCCCCTCCATACTGCATCACCAGCCCTATGATGTGATATGGCAGACAGCACATAGAGCACACAGCCACAACACCCATTATGATCCAGATGGCCCTCTGGGATTTGAGCAGGTAGCAGACAGCGATGACCAACAAGGGGATGAGGAAGCCGAGCACTAGTCTGAAGTGCTCTGATGACGTGGGTGGCTTTGATAGCTGTGATGGCCGGATGGTTGCCCTCAGTTTTGTCTATTAGGTGGTGATGGGTGCACAGTGACGTGTTCATATATTCAAGGAATACTATTTTTCTGTAGATCGTAGAGGCTCAGGAGCAGGGCCAGGACCCAGGCCAGACCACACAGCAGCCAGGCCAGGGTGAGGCTCCGGTGGTTCTGGGCCCAGAAAGGCAGGATGACCAGGGCAAAGTGGTCCAAACTGATAAGGACCAGAGTGAAGACACCTTGCACATAGCCTCTCCAGTGGTGGTTCAGTATGATTTCAGTAatagagaaagggatggagggatggagacacaGCAGAGCAGGTCAGCCACATCCAGGATAACAAACCAGATGGTGTTGACTGTTCACTTCATCTTgactctaaatcaaatcaaatcaaatgttatttgtcacatacacatggttagcagatgttaatgcgagtgtagtgaaatgcttgtgcttctagttccgacaatgcagtaataaccaacaagtaatctaactaacaattccaaaactactgtcttatacacagtgtaaggggataaagaatatgtacataaagatatatgaatgagtgatggtacagagcagcataggcaagatacagtagatggtatcgagtacagtatatacatatgagatgagtatgtaaacaaagtggcatagttaaagtggctagtgatacatgtattacgtaaggatgcagtagatgatatagagtacagtatatacgtatgcatatgagatgaataatgtagggtatgtaacattatattaggtagcattgtttaaagtggctagtgacatattttacatcatttcccatctattcccattattaaagtggctggagttgagtcagtggcagtgtgttggcagcagccactcagtgtggctctagctaaccaaatgacaaaGTTGTTGCCTGGGATACCGAGGACACAGGTAATGCTGTATAGGACCATAGACACCACCCGTATGGATGGATGCCCTTGTTCTGAGAAATACGTTTAATTGAATTGGTCATAATACAAGTCAAACTCCCCCCCACTCTTCTGTGAAAGTCCCATTGTTAATCCCCATACTCTTCTGTGCAAGTCCCATTGTTAATCCCCATATTCCTTAGAGAAATGACCATAATCCTCTGAGAAATGCATGTTGTCACTAGTTGTTTGATACAGAATGTCAGTCATATTCTAACTAAATGCATACCGTACCagccaaaggtttggacacacctactcatttgagtttttctttatttttcactattttctacattgtagaataatattttagacatcaaacctatgaaataacacatcatcatcatcatgtaataagcaaaaagtgttaagcaaatcaaaatatatattagattcttcaaagtaaccaccctttgccttgatgacagctttgcacactcttttcaaaaagtcttgaaggagttcccacatattctgagcacttgttggatgcttttccttcagcctgtggtccaactcatcccaaaccatctcaactgggttgaggtcaggtgattttggaggccaggtcatctgatgcagcactccatcactctccttctcagtcaaatagaccttacacagcctggaggtgtattttgggtcattatcctgttgaaaaacatatgatagtcccactaagcgcaaaccagatgggatggcgtatcgctgcagaatggtgtagtagccatgctgattaagtgtgccttgaattctaaataaatcactgacaatgtcaccagcaaagcacccccacaccatcacagtGTGGTTCCCatcttcactgtgggaaccacacatgcagagatcatccgttgacctactctgcatctcacaaggACACGGTGGCTGAAACCAAACATCTcacattttgactcatcagaccaaaggatagatttccactggtctaatgtccattgctattgtttcttggcccaagcaaggctcttcttcatattggtgttttttagtagtggtttctttgcaacaatttgaccatgaagacctgattcacacagtctcctctgaacagttgatgttgaggtgtgtctgttacttgaactctgtgaaacatttatttaggctgcaatctgaggggcagttaactctaatgaacttatcctctgcagcagaggcaaaTCTGGGTCTTTCggtcctgtggcagtcctcatgagagccagtttcttcaGAGCTCTTGGTTTTTGCgcctgcacttgaagaaacttttaaagttcttgacattttccggattgactgaccttcatgtctgaaGGTAATGATGggctgtaatttctctttgcttatttgagctgttgaggccataatatggacttggtcttttaccaaatagggctatcttctgtataccacccctaccttgtcacaacacaactgattggctcaaacgcattaagaagaaaataaattccacaaatgaacttttaacaaggcatgtctgttaattgaaatgcattccaggtgactacctcaggaagctggttgagagaatgccaagagtatgcaaagctgtcatcaagggaaaggatggctactttgaagaatctcaaatatatcatatatttggatttgtttaacactttttggttattacatagttttgatgtcttctacaatatagaaaatagcaaaaataaagaaaaacccttgaatgagtaagtgtccaaacttttgactgatactgtacatacataatacattcattttctttctttttttgtgttttgaattttacccctttttctccccaattttgtggtatccaattgttttagtagctactatcttgtctcatcgctacaactcccgtacgggctcgggagagacaaaggttgaaattcatgcgtcctccgatacacaacccaaccaggccgcactgcttcttaacacagcgccatccaacccggaagccagccgcaccaatatgtcgggaggaaacactgtgcacctggcaaccttggttagcgcgcactgcgccaggtccgccacaggagtcgctggtgtgcgatgagacaaggatttccctactggccaagccctccctaacccggacgatgctaggccaattgtgcgtcgtcccacggacctcccggtcgcgacatagcctgggcgcgaacccagagtctctggtggcgcagctggcgctgcagtacagcacccttaaccactgcgccacccgggaggcaaaTACATTCATTTTCTAATTTCATTTTTTAATTTCACACAAAAAATTTGGTGATTTCACTAACAATCATTCATGACTcgacagactcgacagccttggtttctcaaatgattgtctcgcctggttcaccaactacttctctgatagagttcagtgtgtcaaatcggagggtctgttgtccgggcctctggcagtctctatgggggtgccacagggttcaattcttggaccgactctcttctctgtatacatcaatgatgtcgctcttgctgctggtgagtctctgatccacctctacccagacgacaccattctgtatacttctggcccttctttggacactgtgttaacaactctccaggcgagcttcaatgccatactcTCTTTCCGTGgtctccaattgctcttaaatgcaagtaaaactaaatgcatgctcttcaaccgatcgctgcctgcacctgcccgcctgtccaacatcactactctggacggctcttagaatatgtggataactacaaatacctaggtgtctggttagactgtaaactctccttccagactcacatcaaacatttccaatccaaagttcaatctagaattggcttcctatttcacaacaaagcatccttcactcatgctgccaaacatacccttgtaaaactgaccatcctaccaatcctcgactttattcgatgtcatttacaaaatggcctccaataccctactcaacaaattggatgcagtctatcacagtgcaatccgttttgtcaccaaagccccatatactacccaccactgcgacctgtatgctctcgttggctggccctcgcttcatactcgtcgccaaacccacttgctccaggtcatctacaagaccctgctaggtaaaggccccccttatctcagctcgctggtcaccatagcagcacccacctgtagcacgcgctccagcaggtatatctctctgttcacccccaaaaccaattcttcctttggcatctccttccagttctctgctgccaatgactggaacgaactacaaaaatctctgaaactggaaacacttatctccctcactagctttaagcaccagctttcagagcagctcacagattaatgcacctgtacatatcccacctataatttagcccaaacaactatctctttccatactgtatttattttgctcctttgcaccccattatttctatccctactttgcacattcttccactgcaaatcaaccattcccgtgttttacttgctatattgtatttacttcgccaccatggccttttttgtatctcacctcatttgctcacattgtatatacttatttttctactatattattgacagtatgtttgttttactccatgtgtaactctgtgttgttgtatgaatctaactgctttgctttatcttggccaggtcgcaattgtaaatgagaacttgttctcaacttgcctacctgttaaataaaggttaaaaaaaagattGATGTCCACAGTCATACTGTCTATAATACCATGTGAGACTAAATTAACTGAATTATAATTAAAACAGTTCAATCTACAATACATTCAGAATGTTGTTTGTTAGTTTGTATAATTAGAAAATGGAGCGCAGATTCCTTGTCACAATACAATAGAATTTAGCAGAAACTGTGTCTTATAAGGCCTTCACATTTTATATGCAAAACAACTGTCTTAAAATATTACCATTATGTCGCAGTATTTTCCACTCAAGTCAAAAACTTAACAGGTGCAACGCAAGAATTCACCAAAAAATTATACTGAAAACTTGCAAACTTACATTATCGTTGAGCTCACCTTCTAAACGTTAACacgttaaaaaataataattaaatgcTCCCAAATCTAATCACATATATTAGAGACAACTCTGCACAAACTTAAAGCAAGCAATCAAATAAAAGCAGAAACACTGCATAGGTGTAGGTCTATGGTTTTGACTGaacaaaacatttacattatacactaaacaaaaatataaatgcaacatgttaaaggttggtcccatatttcatgagctgaaataaaagatgccagaaatgttccacacaaacaaaaaccttatttctcaattttgttcacatccctgtttgtgagcatttctcctttgccaagataatccatctacccgacaggcgtggcatatcaagaagctgaccaAACAGcaagatcattacacaggtacaccttgtgctggggacaataaaaggccactataaaatgtgcagttttctcACACAACGCAATGTCACAGACGTCTCaaattgagggagcgtgcaattggcatgctgactgcaggaatgtccaccagagctgtttccagagaatgtaatgttaatttctctttaACATAAGCCGccttagagaatttggcagtacaacCAACCGGCCTCAAATCTGCAGTCCAcatgtatggcgtcatgtgggcgagtGTTGTGAATAGAGTGcctcatggtggcagtggggttatggtatggacaggcataagctacggacaacgaacacaattgcattttattgatggtaaTTTGAACTCACAAAAATACAGTGACGAGATaaaggcccattgtgaggcctaTTTTTTtaatgaccaacagatgcatatctgtattcccagtcatgtgaaatccatagattagcacctaatttatttcaattgaccgatttcctcatatgaactggaACTCATTAAATGCAATGACATTTTTGcacgttgtgtttatattttttgaaACATGCCTAATTGAAACAAATGAAAACATTTGACTCCCTCTTTGTATGTGACCTCAAGTCATTTATTTTATATaatatctgtaaaaaaaaatatatatatatatatatgcaaataAGGGATGGGTAAAAGTTAAGAAAGTTCCATAACAACTTGACAAAGGTAATGCAATTGATTCTTACTGTCAGAACAAAGTGGAAGCAATCATTGTCTATTTGACTTTTATTTCCCTTCAAGCAATTGAAACAGAATACTTTGATGTATACATAATTcacaaaatataaaatgtttaCATTTGACTGTTGGCATAATCACATACGGCATATCCCATAGCGCCGTACATATGGGCCAATGCCAAATCATTACATCACATAAATTAGCATTTTCTCACTCACTTTCTGTTTGACACTTGCCAGTTCCTTGGGACAGACTTCCTTCCTTGGTTGGTTAGTTTCTTACAGTAAACTGAAAAGTAATATGGGGACCTTTGTGTGACTGGGCAGGGCCTCTActtcctcttcttcttgcttttctTGCTGCCCTCCCCTTGCTGGGAGCCGGAGTCTGCCCCTGCACCCTTCTGGGTCCTGGTCTTCAGTTTGGGGATCATCTCAGCACAGTAGATCATCACATCTTTACCTTTAGGGACAATCAGAAGGAAAGCAAAGCATTCATATTTGTTTgaatggtcacacacacacacacaactgtgcgCTGTGAGATCAGTTGATGGTGAAAACAGACTGCATTCCTTCCAGTTTGGCTAATTTGAACCATAGGGTGTTGCTCCTCTCCTTCACAAACACTCACGTGATGCAAACTTGTCTGAGCAGAGAGTTCCATCCTCCTGCTTCAACTGAACACGTACTCTTCCTCTGAACGTCAcgtctctgttccactctctaGAGTACATCTTGTTCTGTGGTTGGTCAATTGAACAACAATTAGAGACTTATAATCAGGCAATACACCTAACCTATGGTGACGCGTTTGACGATGGAAAATGGCTGTCGTGGAATTACTTAGGTGAGAGCTACACAATGGTAATGAATGGGGCATTCCCCTCCAATGTAAAGCATTTTGAGTGCCTGTAAAGCACCATATGCAGCTATGCAACTCATTATTGATGTAATGTCTCATTACCTCCACAAGAACATTTGCCCCTGCTGCTGTCAACACATCACGGATTTCAGCACATGTAGGATTCTCCACTGCCTGGTTGAGTACAGAGGAAAACCAAGATGTCAGCCATATCCCTCACCACACTCTTGAGGGCATAGGCTATAATGGATCAGTATTAAgtggtgtatatgtgtggtaAAGTTAGACCATAAGTGGTTTGTATGCGTGTCCATTTACCAACAAATCGGCAATAAGTAGTCCACCATTTATTTAACCAAATAAATTAGAAGAATGCTGCAGATTTGGTTTACCTTTTCAGCAGGTATCCGTCTCCCCTCTGCTAGGGTCTTCTTACTATTTACATAGGAAGGGTATATGCAGATAAACCTGCAAAAGAAATCAGAacatgttagctaactagctattcaTAACTTGGTGTCTAGAACATGTTAGCTAGCAAACACTGCTGCCGTCTCAACTGCAACCGACAATACAATGATACTATTACAAGTTAAAACGTATTTTCATTTGAAACGAAGAAAATAGCTAGCCAACTGACTTCAAAGTTGCCTAAGTTACCGATTTTCGTAGACACGCTGGCTAGTTTTAGCTAACACATATGGCTGTCTTCGCTTGTTTTTCTGTTCACAGGTAGGACTTCAACTCAATAACGTTTCATGGGAAAACAAGATATATGAATCTAATATCACCCACCTTTCCTTTTCAGCTGGATTATCACTTAGTGGAGACATTTtctcagaacacactagcacagAGTTCGCGTTAGCTTCCTAGCTGGGACCTGTATAAAGCTAGCCACAATAGTGCAATGTGCGGttcgccttcaaaataaaaggtcCTAATTGAAAGCGATTCAAACGGATACAAAtagtggaatcatgccatatttgGACTAGATAATGATAAATAAGATcggaatgttgttatataaattcaacaaaagacaatactttgttaatttgacaaaaaaataaaaaataacaacgTATAGCAAACTCCAACTGGAGTAGTatttaacaattcacaacagtacacacaaatctaaaagtaaaataatggaattaagaaatatataaatattaggatgagcaacgTCAGAGtgacattgactaaaatacagtagaatagaatacaatatatacatatgagatgagtaaagcattatgtaaacattacaaaagtggccagtgattccatgtctatgtatatagagcagcagcctctaaggtgcaggggtGAGTAACCGgttggtagccggctagtgatggctatttaacagtctgatggccttgcgatagaagctgtttctcaatctctcggtcccagctttgatgcacctgtactggcctCGCGTTCTGGGTGATAGTGTGGTGAACCGGCCTTAGCTCcaatggttgttgtccttgatgatttttttggccttcctgtaacattgggtgctgtagctgtcctggaaggcaggcagtgtgcccccggtgatgccttgggcagaccacaccaccctctggagagtcctgcggttgagggcggtgcagttgctgtaccaggtggtgatacagcccgacagggtgctctcaattgtgcatctgtaaaagtttgtgagggtcttagggtcCAAGTCGAATTTActcagccttctgaggttgaagaggcgctgttgcgacttcacaacactgtctatgtgggtggaccatttcagattgtcagtgatgtgtacgctgaggaacttgaagctttccaccttctccactgtggtcccatcgatttggataggggggtgctccctctgctgtttcctgaagtccacgatcagctccttcattttgttgacattgagggaggtTAATTTCCTGGCAACACTGCcagggccctcatctcctccctgtagactgtctcatgATTGTTGGTAATCGGGCCTACTACTGCAAACTTGATGCtggagttggaggcatgcgtggcccATTTCATGGGTACAACATCCATAGGTTAGGCTGCACAGTGCAATAC
The sequence above is drawn from the Oncorhynchus gorbuscha isolate QuinsamMale2020 ecotype Even-year linkage group LG11, OgorEven_v1.0, whole genome shotgun sequence genome and encodes:
- the srp19 gene encoding signal recognition particle 19 kDa protein, giving the protein MSPLSDNPAEKERFICIYPSYVNSKKTLAEGRRIPAEKAVENPTCAEIRDVLTAAGANVLVENKMYSREWNRDVTFRGRVRVQLKQEDGTLCSDKFASRKDVMIYCAEMIPKLKTRTQKGAGADSGSQQGEGSKKSKKKRK